A single genomic interval of Natator depressus isolate rNatDep1 chromosome 14, rNatDep2.hap1, whole genome shotgun sequence harbors:
- the LOC141998827 gene encoding C-type lectin domain family 2 member D2-like — METGLRAGIGRCCGDTRARTFPLLRPTWERSGRGGHREAGRSAAANSPGGTRCEPAWLLGPQLLPRLRRRALFPRTERSRPQPSTCSSVCGLSVAERDNGASSWVAESEEPLQELCVNGNGHLETGGNPDPPCNCKKSPTRRVVVALIAVSSALIAAIIALAVLTSKLSSADRCPSCPDSWMGYRGKCYYFSETKGSWTESRSRCSAPGASLAGIDSEQEMAFLLRHKGVRDHWIGLRREQGQAWKWANGTEFNHLFQIRGGGDCAYLKDEKGVSSSRCYMGRRWICSKPEVYVMGKETALEGGSK; from the exons ATGGAGACGGGGCTGAGGGCGGGGATCGGCCGCTGTTGCGGTGACACCCGGGCACGGACGTTTCCGCTGCTCAGACCCACGTGGGAACGAAGCGGGCGCGGGGGTCACAGGGAAGCCGGTCGCTCTGCGGCTGCGAACTCACCCGGCGGGACCCGCTGCGAACCCGCCTGGCTGCTGGGCCCTCAGCTCCTGCCCCGGCTGCGGCGCCGGGCGCTCTTCCCGCGG ACAGAGAGGAGccgaccccagcccagcacctgcagcagtgtgtgtgGCCTGAGTGTCGCTGAGAGAGAcaatggggccagcagctgggttgCTGAGAGCGAAGAGCCGCTGCAGGAGTTGTGTGTTAATGGCAatggacacctggagactggagGGAACCCAG acccTCCTTGTAACTGCAAGAAAAGTCCAACCCGTAGAGTTGTGGTTGCACTGATAGCTGTATCGTCTGCTTTGATCGCTGCCATCATTGCTCTGGCAG tgctGACCTCTAAGCTTTCATCAGCTGATCGGTGCCCCTCGTGCCCAGACAGCTGGATGGGATAccgagggaaatgctactatttctcagAGACGAAAGGGAGCTGGACTGAAAGCCGGAGCCGCTGCTCTGCACCGggtgcctccctggctgggatcgacagtgagcaggaaatg GCGTTCCTGCTGCGCCATAAGGGTGTCCGGGACCACTGGATCGGCCTCcggagggagcagggtcaggcctggAAATGGGCCAACGGCACCGAATTCAACCACCT GTTTCAGATaagaggaggaggtgactgcGCGTATCTGAAGGACGAGAAAGGGGTCAGCAGCTCACGGTGCTACATGGGAAGACGGTGGATCTGTAGCAAACCTGAGGTGTATGTGATGGGAAAAGAGACTGCACTGGAAGGGGGCTCGAAATGA